The sequence CCGACGCCTTATTCTTTATTTCGAAGGTTAAGGTGTCTCGCATCAGCTCGGCTTCCTGCTTAGCATGGGCGGACAATAACTTGGCCTTATGCAAGTCATCTTTACCCTTCTCGAAATCAATTTTAGAGATAAGTTTATTTTCGATAAGCTCATCACCGCGGCGGCTTTCCCTGTCTGCAGCCTCAAGGTCGACCTTGGCCATATCTAAAGTTTGCTGTGCCTTAAGTTGCTCACGACGGGCATCGAGGCGTGCTCGTTCCAATGCGCTCAGCATGCCTTCTAACAAAGCTTCTTGCTGCTTAAGGCTGTTGGTCAACTTGTGACTCTCGATTGTGGCCACCACATCACCTAATTCGACGCGGTCGCCAGGCTTAGCCAGTAGTGTCACAGTGCCTTGGTCTGTGCTGTATAGGATGGGGGCGTTAGCCGCGACAATTTTACCAGTAGTGGCTATGTCTCTGGTCAGAGTGCCTTGCTCTAAGGTGGCAAATCTAAGCTCACTGCGCTTAATCGACTCACTGATCTGACTGCCGCCGACACTTGACCAAACCAGACCGGAAACTAAAAGCACTGCCGCCCCGGCCACTAAAGGCCACTTTAATTTCTTGCTCATATTTGGCTGAACCACAGTGTCCTGTCCGCTGGTATCCTGAATCATCATCTTATCCCTGTCCGCTTAGTGAGTGCTGTATCACTATCTTTCAATTAATCAATCTTGCGATGATATATACAAGGAGTGTGCCAAAAGAAAATATCCACTACCATTCAATGATTTATGATTGAAATTAAAAGTCGGACACAAAAAGTGTCCGCGGACACATGGAATAAGTGTCCGTTCATTTGCTCATTTGAGCAAAAATGTGTCCGATCATTTACTTAAATGGTCATTACTTGTGTCCGGCTTGTTATCGGACACATAAACACCTTGTCCGTTAACTAGCTCAGTGAAGGGCTTCTGGCTATTCATTACCAAGCACACCGAACAGTCCATCACATTTATCTAATAAACTGATTGCAAGCCCGTAAATAGTCCATTAGAATTTTCTCATGAACTTTTATCCATCAGTTTTGGGTACTCGATATGTCCACCAGCTCTCATCAATTCAGCCTAAGTACGGCAGTGTTTATTATCGATGACCCGATATTTAATGGCCTAGCCATCAGTTTGATATTCGGCATCATGATATCCACCCTATTAACTCTGGTGGTGATCCCTGTACTCTATTATGCAGTGATGAAAAACAGACTCAGCTAACCCAAACGCCCTAAACTCATAGAAGGAAAGCCAAGATGCTAAAAACAATCGCCGAACTTATCGCTGAAGCCCAAAGCACTGTCAATGGTATTAATGCACAGGAAGCCTCCATGAAGTGCAGTGAGCTCAATGGCATATTAATCGATGTGCGTGAAACATCCGAGAGTGCCCAACAAGAGGTAAAAGGGGCTATTCCTATTCCCCGTGGCGTACTAGAGATGAAAATGCTCAACCTCTATCCTGACGA is a genomic window of Shewanella psychrophila containing:
- a CDS encoding efflux RND transporter periplasmic adaptor subunit, with translation MIQDTSGQDTVVQPNMSKKLKWPLVAGAAVLLVSGLVWSSVGGSQISESIKRSELRFATLEQGTLTRDIATTGKIVAANAPILYSTDQGTVTLLAKPGDRVELGDVVATIESHKLTNSLKQQEALLEGMLSALERARLDARREQLKAQQTLDMAKVDLEAADRESRRGDELIENKLISKIDFEKGKDDLHKAKLLSAHAKQEAELMRDTLTFEIKNKASEVNRQKLVVSELERQVAALNIKAPVGGIIGNWLTEQKARIGQSQPILTVVDLSAFEAELAVPESYADELGLGMHVELSFGELTLIGELSSISPEVRNREVTARVRFEQDDRLHLRQNQRLSARVLLENRPNVLMVKRGAFVSTGGGREVYAMNGDIAEQTDIQLGARSMSHIEVLQGGKAGDVWVISSIQPFNKAEQVLVR
- a CDS encoding rhodanese-like domain-containing protein encodes the protein MLKTIAELIAEAQSTVNGINAQEASMKCSELNGILIDVRETSESAQQEVKGAIPIPRGVLEMKMLNLYPDEKQAIFVHCASGVRACLAAEQLVRLGYENVWAITCKIDAVRAANHH